CTTCAACATTATCTTCTTCATCTTCTCCGATAGGAACTGTAGGATGGGGAATGTTTGGAATACTAAGCAGTAGTCTGTTGAATCTATTTTCTATTTCTTTTAATTCTTTTTCCAGTTGTTCTATTTTTTTATTTTTTGCATGGACTTCTTCTTTTGCTTTTTCAGCTTCTTCTTTTTTTCCTTCCCTAAATAACTGGCCTATCTCCTTTGAAAGTTTATTTTTTTCTGCCTTTAGCTGCTCTACCTCTTTTATTATGCTTCTTCTTTCTTCATCAATGTCCAGCAGCTCATCAATCATTTTTGCATAAACTTTGTCCCTTGTTGAAAGTCTTTCTTTTACATAATCTGGTTTTGTTCTGATTAACTTTATGTCTAACATGGCCTCTCCTATTTGGCATAGATGTCATTTAGTTTTTTAAGAATTCTTTCTTTAAGGGGAAGTCCTTTTTCTGCTTCTTTCATTAATGCCTGAACATTATTTTTCAGCTGGATACATTCCTCAAAAGGAAGTTGTTCATCAACACATCTATTATCAACAACCCTTTCTGCAAACTCCAGATATTGTATGGCTTTTTGATATTCTCCTTTTGACATGGCATCTTTAGCAGCATCTTCAAGAACTTTTTCATATTCGGGTTCAATCTTAAGGTGGTAGTTTATCTTAAGACCCTCTATAAAGTAATCTGCAGCGGTTCTTATATCTCCTTCATCTGCAGCTTTCATAGCTTTTTTGAAATATATCTTTGCCATATCTGTAAAATATTTTTTCTCTTCAGGGGTAAGGGTGGCTGCTTTTTTCAGGTCTTCTATTGCTTCATCATACTTGCCGATAGCTTCATAGGCCTTTGCCCTGAGATAGTATCCATCAACCAGATATTTGTTATCTTCAAGGGCTTTTGAGAGATTCTCAATTGCGGCTTCATAGCTTTTTGCATTCAGGAATATCTTTCCAAGGTTGTAGTAATACTTGTAATCTCCACCTGTTGTTACCTTGTTCAGATATTCCATAGCCTTCTGGTCATTGCCCCTCTGTATCTCTATCTGAGCGAGATATGAATAAACTTCCTTGAAATTAGGGTTTAGCTGGGCAACTTTAAGAAAATCTTCTTCTGCCTCATCAAGTCTATCAAAATAGAGATAAACCTTACCCCTTTCAAAATAGGCTTCCCAGTAATCAGGCTTTAATTCAATAGCCTGTGTAAAATCTCCTATTGCTGTTTCAATTACTTCATCATTAAGGTCAGTTGTAGCTACTTTTCCCCTCCAAAAATGAACCTCAGGCATATCCGGTGCCTGCAACAGTGCATCATCCAGATAAACCTGTGCCATTTCATAATTTTCACTGTCGTAAGCAAGTTTTGCTTTTTCAAGTAGTTGAAGAACTTCTAAAGATGCCATGTCTCATCCCTCCATTTAAATAAAGGAAAGCTGATATAATTTTACTACTATCCTTCATAAAAGATAAATATAATGAAAAAAGATATAATCACCATACTTGTTGTTTTTGCCATAATAATTTCCATTTTTTCATTGATAGGTCTGACAATTTCATTTTTCTGGAAAAAGAGAACAGTAATAGCAAAACATTACGGTATTCAACTTGAGGATGATTGTAGCCTATATTTTGGGGAACTTCATTGCAGCTATATAAAAGCAAAGGCAGAAAATAAGTTTAATGTATCAATAAAAAATCTTGATGCATATTTTAATCTACTAAATCTGATACGAAAGAAGCCATTTATTGAACTTTATGTAAAAAATGCAGATATTTCAACTATTGTCCAAAAAAAAGGCAAGAAAACCCGGAAAATCAAAACAAATCCTTTTAAATATATATTTTTTACCTTGTATTTTATAAAATCAGATATAGACAATCTAAATCTAAAAATTCAGTTTCCAAATAAAAAAAACCTGAAAATTAAGGATTTTTCACTGGAGAATAGTTTTAATGAATTTTCAACAAAAAAACCATTTTTTGTAATATTTGACGGTCTGACTGCAAAATTTGAGGAGATTTCAGGTTCCATAGACCCTGAAAGTATTTCTGTAAACAGGGGCATTGCCTATATAGACAAAGGTAAATTCATTTTTAATGGAAATTTTAATTATAAAGGGGATTATGATTTTAGCGGCAACTACAAAGGTAAAGAACTTGTCTTACAAAACCTCAGTCTGAAGGGCTGTAATATATCCTTTAATCTAAGTCAGCAGGGAACCAAAAAAACAGGAAACCTAAATTTTTCATTTGACTGGATTGCTTACAAAAAAAGCAGTATAGATAACATAAAAGGTAAGCTAAACTATGCCGGTGAAGAAAGATTAAAAGGGAAACTCCTTTTAACCGCTGCAAATCTAATTAGCGGTAATCTAAAAGCTACAACTATATCATTATCCCAAAATTTTGATTATCTGCTGAAAAGCCATGTTTTTGTTTCTTCAGGAAATGGATACATAAAAAGCATTCAAATAAAGAATTTTTTAATTCCTGAAATAAAATCCGTCCTTAAACTCTCTCTGAAAAACAGAAAAATCCATATAACTGGAAATGCTTCTTCCAAAAACCTGAAGTTATCCTTTGACTACAAAAACAACCGTATTAAACTCTCCCTGAATAAAACGAAACTTTCCGAACTTTATGCCTTTTTAGGAAAACAGATACCTGTAGAATCCCTTATAACCGGAAATATTCAGGTTAATCTAAAAAATAACCTGACCACAGTTAATTTGAATCTTGATTCTCCTAATATCTATGGAATTCAGTATGACAAAGGCAGCATATACTCTGAAATAAAAAACAAATCCCTTTCAGGCATATACACCCTGAAACTTGAAAAACAGGATGGTTTTGCTTTTCTCAACGGTAGCTTTAACAAAAACTATCTGGAGGGGGATTTTTCATTTGAAAATCTAAATCTATATCAGCTAACCTTCGGTGAAAGATTTAAATTCGGTGGTATTCTTGATGGGAATGGACATTATGCAGGAGCTCTACCTGACATAAGTATAAACCTTTCAGGAATAGCTCAAGAATTTTATTATGACAAAATTAAACTAAATCAGGTTTCTTATCTGATTAACTACTCTCAGCAGGAAAGGAAACTTGATGTTTCATTTAGCAAAGATAATCAGCTTGATGGAAAACTGAATATTGCATTTTTGCCATTCCAGTTAGACCTTGAAATAAAAGCAAATAATGCGGACTTAAAACCAATAAATCCTTTCCTTACAGAAAAGATTCCCGTCCTATTCTCAAACATAAAACCTGAACAGATATCCGGTAATCTACTTTTCTCAATTGTGGATAAAAAATGGCAGCTTGAATATAACTTTTTAGATGGTCAGGTTTTTATCCCGGCAACTGAAAGCCGTCTTCATTTTAGTTCAAAAGGAAAATTATCCCCATCTGATATAAAAATACAGGCCTTAATACATGGCAAAAATGTAAAACTCAGGGAATACACTGTCCAATCTATAAAAGGGCTGTTCCATTTAAAAAACAAAAATGGATTTTTAAATCTTCAAGCTAAGGGATTATCTGATTTTAATAAAAGTATTCTAAATGCAAACACCAGGTTTAACCTTAAATCCCAGACAATAAACGGTAAAGCTTCTTTACTTCTTGAAAAAAATGGATTTAAAAATAACCTAAATATTATTTTTGCAGGAAATCTAAAGGAAATAAAAGGAAAACTAACAGAAGAAGGTAAGCAAGGTAAAAGCGTATCTATAAAAACCACCGTTAATTTTAAACTGAAAAAAGACAAACAGTTTGTAAATCTGAATATCTCTTCTGATAAATTTGCCATAATGCTACCGGAAGACCTTAATATTTATTTGATGAATCTTAAAGGAAGCTTAATTGTCCCTGTTAAAAATCCAAAACAGTTTGAAGGCAAGCTAAATCTCCAGAAATTTGCTATATCTCAGAAATACCTTTATTTCTTTGATTCCTCTGCAGTTAATATGTCAATAAAAAATGGGGTTATCACAGCACAGCCTATCAGCTTTGCAGGAATCATAAAAGGAAAAATAAACAAATTTATTTTCAAGCCCCTTGACAGCTATATGGAAATAAACTCAGAAGGCACTATAAACAGAGATTTTCTTTCTGTTTTTCTAAAATATGTAAATACCTCTGGAGACTTGCAATACAGTTTTGATTTTTCAGGAAAGCTCCAAAACTTTGTTAAAAATGCAAAAATCAAAATATACTCTAAAGACTTAGGGGTAAAAACCGCATACACAATAGGAATTCTTAGAGTAAAAGATGCATTGTTATCAATGGAGAATGGAAAAATAAAAATATCCATTTCAGGTAAAAGTCCAAATGTTTCCCTTGGGGAAAGTTTTTTTGATATCAATGGAAATGGTTATCTACCTAAGAATGTATTCAGGGTTAATATAAACTCCCAGTTTTTACCTGTTAAATATATGAACATAATTTCCGGAAATGTAAATACAGCCTTAAAAATAAAATCTTTTATGAAAAATAAAGATACCTATTACAAAGTATCAGGGAAAATTACGGCTACAGGAAGAGTTAAACTGGAAAAAGATATGCAAGACCGGTTCAAAAAAGAGGAAACACCGGAAAGCCAGCAAAAAAATTTCCTGAAAAAAATTCTCCTTAATATAGGTTTAGAAAGCTATATACCGGTCTATATATACGGAAGCTGGGGAAAAGCATACGGCGAATTTAAACTTAAACTGACGGGAACAGCTGCAAAGCCTGTTATAAATGGTAATCTGAGTATAATCTACGGCGAAATCTTCTTTATGAGAAATAAATACAATATAGATTTCGCCAATATCAAATTTATAAACAGTGAACCTTATATATCTGCAAGAATTTCAACATCCATAGCAGAAACATTTATATTTATAGATGTTACAGGTTCCCTGTATCAGCCTAAGATTAATTTCTCATCCAGTCCTCCAAAATCAAAGGATGAGATACTGTCCATACTACTATTAAGGGATACTCCATCTGCACTTGAAAATATGCCTATATTCCAGACTATTGGAAAAATCATATATGCCCTGCTGCCGTTCAAATCTAAAAACCAGCGGGGGCTGTTTAATACCGGATTTGAGATAAACATACTTCCCCAGTATTCGCCTTCTACCGGTATATCTGCATCTATATTTGCCAAAAGGAATATAACAAGGAGAATATTTGTTGCCCTTTCAAAGCCTCTGGGGGAAATAGAAGAAGAAAAAATGGTTGGATGGTATAGCTTCGGATTTAGAATAAGGGAAAGGTCTTCATTCCAGTATAAATGGTTTGAAACTGGTAATCAGGAATTTGATATAGTTTTCAACTTCCCCTTTGATTTTTGAGAAAGCTCCATAAAGTTTTTAAGTAGTTTTTTTCCGTATTCTGTAAGAATAGATTCCGGATGAAACTGGACACCCCAGATTGGATATTTTGTATGCTCTATGGCCATTATTTCATCATCTTCTTTAGTCCATGCAGTTATTTTAATGTCTTCCGGTAGCGTTTCTTTATCTATAACAAGGGAATGATATCTAACTGCTTTAAATGGAGATGGTATTCCTTCAAACAATCCTTCTCCTGTATGGTAAATATCCGAAGTTTTCCCATGCATAAGGCATTTTGCCTTTACTATCTTTGCCCCAAAAGCTGCTCCGATAGACTGATGACCAAGACATACACCTAAAATCGGGTAAATACCTTTAAACTCCTTTATAACCTGAACAGAAATACCTGCTTCATTAGGTGTGCAAGGTCCCGGTGATATAACAATAGCATCAATATCATCAAAGGATTTTATATAGTCAATATTAATTTCATCATTTCTTTTAACTAAAACATCTGCCCCAAGCTCATAAAAATATTGAACTATGTTATATGTAAATGAGTCGTAATTATCTATCATAAA
This sequence is a window from Persephonella sp.. Protein-coding genes within it:
- a CDS encoding tetratricopeptide repeat protein, whose translation is MASLEVLQLLEKAKLAYDSENYEMAQVYLDDALLQAPDMPEVHFWRGKVATTDLNDEVIETAIGDFTQAIELKPDYWEAYFERGKVYLYFDRLDEAEEDFLKVAQLNPNFKEVYSYLAQIEIQRGNDQKAMEYLNKVTTGGDYKYYYNLGKIFLNAKSYEAAIENLSKALEDNKYLVDGYYLRAKAYEAIGKYDEAIEDLKKAATLTPEEKKYFTDMAKIYFKKAMKAADEGDIRTAADYFIEGLKINYHLKIEPEYEKVLEDAAKDAMSKGEYQKAIQYLEFAERVVDNRCVDEQLPFEECIQLKNNVQALMKEAEKGLPLKERILKKLNDIYAK
- a CDS encoding translocation/assembly module TamB domain-containing protein — protein: MKKDIITILVVFAIIISIFSLIGLTISFFWKKRTVIAKHYGIQLEDDCSLYFGELHCSYIKAKAENKFNVSIKNLDAYFNLLNLIRKKPFIELYVKNADISTIVQKKGKKTRKIKTNPFKYIFFTLYFIKSDIDNLNLKIQFPNKKNLKIKDFSLENSFNEFSTKKPFFVIFDGLTAKFEEISGSIDPESISVNRGIAYIDKGKFIFNGNFNYKGDYDFSGNYKGKELVLQNLSLKGCNISFNLSQQGTKKTGNLNFSFDWIAYKKSSIDNIKGKLNYAGEERLKGKLLLTAANLISGNLKATTISLSQNFDYLLKSHVFVSSGNGYIKSIQIKNFLIPEIKSVLKLSLKNRKIHITGNASSKNLKLSFDYKNNRIKLSLNKTKLSELYAFLGKQIPVESLITGNIQVNLKNNLTTVNLNLDSPNIYGIQYDKGSIYSEIKNKSLSGIYTLKLEKQDGFAFLNGSFNKNYLEGDFSFENLNLYQLTFGERFKFGGILDGNGHYAGALPDISINLSGIAQEFYYDKIKLNQVSYLINYSQQERKLDVSFSKDNQLDGKLNIAFLPFQLDLEIKANNADLKPINPFLTEKIPVLFSNIKPEQISGNLLFSIVDKKWQLEYNFLDGQVFIPATESRLHFSSKGKLSPSDIKIQALIHGKNVKLREYTVQSIKGLFHLKNKNGFLNLQAKGLSDFNKSILNANTRFNLKSQTINGKASLLLEKNGFKNNLNIIFAGNLKEIKGKLTEEGKQGKSVSIKTTVNFKLKKDKQFVNLNISSDKFAIMLPEDLNIYLMNLKGSLIVPVKNPKQFEGKLNLQKFAISQKYLYFFDSSAVNMSIKNGVITAQPISFAGIIKGKINKFIFKPLDSYMEINSEGTINRDFLSVFLKYVNTSGDLQYSFDFSGKLQNFVKNAKIKIYSKDLGVKTAYTIGILRVKDALLSMENGKIKISISGKSPNVSLGESFFDINGNGYLPKNVFRVNINSQFLPVKYMNIISGNVNTALKIKSFMKNKDTYYKVSGKITATGRVKLEKDMQDRFKKEETPESQQKNFLKKILLNIGLESYIPVYIYGSWGKAYGEFKLKLTGTAAKPVINGNLSIIYGEIFFMRNKYNIDFANIKFINSEPYISARISTSIAETFIFIDVTGSLYQPKINFSSSPPKSKDEILSILLLRDTPSALENMPIFQTIGKIIYALLPFKSKNQRGLFNTGFEINILPQYSPSTGISASIFAKRNITRRIFVALSKPLGEIEEEKMVGWYSFGFRIRERSSFQYKWFETGNQEFDIVFNFPFDF
- a CDS encoding aminodeoxychorismate/anthranilate synthase component II, whose translation is MKIFMIDNYDSFTYNIVQYFYELGADVLVKRNDEINIDYIKSFDDIDAIVISPGPCTPNEAGISVQVIKEFKGIYPILGVCLGHQSIGAAFGAKIVKAKCLMHGKTSDIYHTGEGLFEGIPSPFKAVRYHSLVIDKETLPEDIKITAWTKEDDEIMAIEHTKYPIWGVQFHPESILTEYGKKLLKNFMELSQKSKGKLKTISNS